One Fusarium musae strain F31 chromosome 6, whole genome shotgun sequence DNA segment encodes these proteins:
- a CDS encoding hypothetical protein (EggNog:ENOG41) → MITAPQRRLLVLLSTFFFVFSIFYCCSRLAALTVGPVEVEDEVLRPQVELLRADNPMSYGMYNRPRYDGIDLIRNLPSEYVPTVKNGRRLVVVGDIHGMLDPFEKLLKKIEFNPKTDHVIAVGDMINKGPKPSEVVARLMELKASAVRGNHEDRVVLAWRGLSSQQGVAAYLDTKDAAKHRGEEADLKTARSLSEAQMTWLKNLPVIISAESMALYFVHAGLVPGVPLPQQDAWAVMNMRTLRFPREEFRKKEIEKKRKQAEKLRQKELAKAQEDTQAKFQQRSFVPGEEDTDPHAHAARAEPAPADSAGAVPSTDEAAAERPNPDRDVWIPIDGHEGERWTDLWNSEQRKLRGPDRRSVIYGHDAKMGYQEDSYTFGLDSGCVKGNALTGLVIQAKEEGGWKHSTHQVMCKKGWW, encoded by the coding sequence ATGATCACCGCACCACAGCGGCGTCTACTCGTCCTTCtatcgaccttcttcttcgtatTTAGCATTTTTTATTGCTGTTCGCGTCTCGCAGCATTAACAGTTGGGCCCGTAGAGGTCGAGGACGAAGTCTTGCGTCCACAAGTCGAACTTCTTCGAGCCGATAACCCCATGTCTTATGGCATGTATAACAGACCGCGCTACGATGGTATCGACCTCATCAGGAATCTACCCAGTGAATACGTCCCTACAGTAAAGAATGGAAGGAGGTTGGTTGTGGTTGGCGATATCCACGGCATGCTTGACCCCTTCGAGAAGCtactcaagaagatcgaaTTCAACCCCAAGACAGACCACGTTATCGCAGTGGGCGATATGATTAACAAAGGCCCCAAGCCTTCCGAGGTAGTTGCTCGTCTTATGGAGCTCAAAGCCAGCGCGGTCCGCGGCAACCACGAAGATCGCGTCGTTCTTGCATGGCGCGGCCTCAGCTCTCAACAGGGCGTCGCCGCCTACCTCGATACCAAAGATGCTGCCAAGCACAGGGGCGAAGAGGCGGACTTGAAGACAGCCCGCAGTCTTTCCGAGGCGCAAATGACGTGGCTGAAAAACCTACCGGTCATTATATCTGCCGAATCCATGGCCCTCTACTTTGTGCACGCCGGCCTCGTCCCAGGCGTCCCACTCCCTCAACAAGACGCCTGGGCTGTCATGAACATGCGCACCTTGCGGTTCCCACGCGAAGAATTCCGTAAGAAGGAAATTGAAAAGAAACGAAAGCAGGCCGAGAAACTGCGACAAAAGGAGCTAGCAAAGGCGCAGGAGGACACGCAGGCAAAGTTTCAGCAGCGCAGTTTTGTTCCGGGAGAGGAGGATACCGACCCGCATGCTCACGCTGCCCGTGCTGAGCCCGCTCCAGCCGATTCCGCTGGTGCCGTACCGTCGACCGATGAAGCCGCCGCCGAACGCCCAAACCCTGATCGCGATGTATGGATTCCCATAGATGGCCACGAAGGTGAACGATGGACCGACCTATGGAATAGTGAGCAAAGGAAATTACGAGGACCCGACCGCCGTTCTGTCATCTACGGCCACGATGCCAAGATGGGCTATCAAGAGGACTCGTACACCTTCGGCCTCGACTCTGGCTGCGTCAAGGGTAACGCTCTAACTGGCCTGGTTATCCAGGCCAAGGAAGAAGGCGGCTGGAAACACTCAACTCATCAGGTCATGTGCAAAAAGGGATGGTGGTAA
- a CDS encoding hypothetical protein (EggNog:ENOG41), which produces MSQTFLGRVKSVLSGDTLILTSTKNPNSERTLSLAYVTAPHLKREGDEPFAFQSREYLRDLVVGKLVQATVLYTIPTSGREFGTAKLQQDGTMLPDELVKAGWLKVREDAGRKEESDDVLDRLEALRQLENKAKAEDKGLHVGVGGIIEVQNDLGGPEFLKEWKGKTVDGIVERVLSGDRVLMRLLLSEKKHVQPMTLIAGIRTPATERTLPSTGTTQPAEEYGNEARSFVESRLLQRRIKVEIVGASAQGQLVASLIHPVGNIAEFLLQEGLARCNDFHSIMLGEKMAALRAAEKQAQSKKLRLHKYHVAKTESGNQDAIVSKVISADTILVRNKAGTTEKRINISSVRGPRTTEPSESPFREEAKEFLRQKLIGKHVRISIDGNKPATEGYEAREVATVTEKNTNINLLLVENGWASVIRHRKDDTDRAPNYDDLLAAQEKAKAEKKGMWSGKPQKAKQYTDLSENTQKAKIMLATLQRQKKVPAIVDFCKAGSRFTILIPRENVKLTMVLGGIRAPRAPRADGEGGEPFGKESLDLANRRCNQRDCEVDIHDMDKVGGFIGDLYINRENFAKVLVEEGLASVHAYSAEKSGNAAELFTAEKKAKEARKNLWQDWDPSQDEEYEEENNAEVAPETEVSIDKKPTDYRDVIITNVDANGKLKIQEIGKGTAALESLMSEFRRFHLDSKNNNPLKDAPKTGEYVSAKFSADGQWYRARVRANDRSAKKSEVVYIDYGNSEKIPWSNLRGLDQPKFGAQKLKAQAVDASLSFVQLPTGADYFSDAIDFIYELTENKRLVANFDFVDNKENLSYITLYDTGSSGELPGPNDSINKEVVAGGYGMVPKKLKAWERSKAFESTLKYLKEVESQAKDQRLGMWEYGDITED; this is translated from the coding sequence ATGTCCCAAACCTTCCTCGGCCGTGTCAAGAGCGTGCTTAGTGGCGACACGCTGATATTGACAAGCACCAAGAACCCCAACAGTGAACGCACCCTGTCTCTCGCCTATGTCACGGCCCCTCACTTGAAGCGCGAGGGTGACGAGCCTTTCGCCTTCCAGTCTCGCGAGTATCTTCGAGACCTCGTCGTCGGAAAGCTCGTTCAAGCAACTGTTCTGTACACAATCCCTACTTCCGGCCGAGAATTTGGTACTGCCAAACTTCAGCAGGATGGAACCATGCTGCCTGATGAGCTTGTTAAagctggctggctgaaggTCCGCGAGGATGCTGGTCGGAAGGAGGAGTCGGACGACGTGCTTGACCGCCTTGAGGCGCTCCGCCAGCTCGAAAAtaaggccaaggctgaggacaAGGGACTCCACGTCGGGGTTGGTGGTATTATTGAGGTTCAAAATGATCTCGGTGGCCCTGAGTTCTTGAAGGAGTGGAAAGGCAAGACAGTGGATGGTATTGTTGAGCGAGTTCTTAGTGGCGACCGCGTATTAATGCGGCTCTTGCTCTCCGAGAAGAAGCACGTTCAGCCCATGACCCTGATTGCAGGTATCCGAACGCCTGCCACCGAACGCACACTTCCCTCTACTGGTACCACTCAGCCGGCCGAGGAATATGGAAATGAGGCTAGATCATTTGTTGAGTCAAGGTTGCTCCAGCGTCGGATTAAGGTTGAGATCGTTGGTGCTAGCGCCCAAGGGCAGCTTGTTGCCTCTCTTATCCACCCCGTTGGAAACATCGCCGAGTTTCTACTCCAAGAAGGTCTTGCACGATGCAACGACTTCCATTCTATTATGCTGGGTGAAAAAATGGCGGCTCTCCGCGCTGCTGAGAAGCAGGCGCAATCCAAGAAGCTCCGGCTTCACAAATACCATGTTGCCAAAACTGAGAGCGGAAACCAGGACGCAATTGTATCCAAGGTCATTAGTGCCGATACCATTCTCGTAAGAAACAAGGCCGGAACAACAGAGAAgcgcatcaacatcagcagtGTCCGAGGGCCTCGCACTACAGAGCCTTCAGAAAGTCCTTTCCGggaagaagccaaggagTTTCTTCGTCAAAAGCTGATTGGGAAGCATGTGAGGATCAGCATTGATGGTAACAAGCCCGCAACAGAAGGATATGAAGCTCGTGAAGTCGCCACTGTCACCGAAAAGAATACCAATATCAACCTTCTCCTGGTTGAGAACGGATGGGCGTCAGTCATCCGACATCGAAAGGATGACACTGACCGAGCCCCTAATTATGATGACCTTCTCGCTGCCCAAGAGAAGGCTAAagcggagaagaagggcatgTGGTCAGGCAAGCCTCAGAAGGCAAAGCAGTACACCGACCTCTCCGAGAACACACAGAAAGCCAAAATCATGCTGGCTACCCTACAACGACAAAAGAAGGTACCTGCTATTGTCGACTTCTGCAAAGCTGGTTCTAGGTTCACTATCTTGATTCCACGAGAGAATGTAAAACTCACAATGGTTCTGGGTGGAATCCGCGCCCCTCGAGCTCCCAGAGCCGATGGCGAAGGTGGTGAGCCTTTCGGCAAGGAGTCCCTCGATCTTGCCAATCGTCGATGTAACCAGCGCGACTGTGAGGTAGATATCCATGACATGGACAAGGTTGGTGGGTTCATCGGTGACCTTTATATCAACCGAGAAAACTTCGCCAAGGTCTTGGTCGAAGAAGGTCTCGCATCTGTTCACGCTTATTCCGCGGAAAAGTCTGGTAACGCTGCTGAGCTATTTACCGCCgagaagaaagccaaggAGGCTCGGAAGAACTTATGGCAGGATTGGGATCCCTCACAGGACGAGGAGTACGAGGAAGAGAACAATGCTGAAGTTGCCCCTGAAACCGAAGTCTCTATCGACAAGAAGCCCACCGACTACCGCGATGTCATCATCACTAATGTTGACGCGAACGGTAAActcaagatccaagagatTGGCAAGGGAACAGCCGCTCTTGAGAGCTTGATGAGCGAATTCCGAAGATTCCACCTTGATTCCAAAAACAACAACCCTCTTAAGGATGCTCCAAAGACCGGAGAGTACGTCTCAGCCAAATTCTCTGCTGATGGTCAGTGGTACCGAGCCCGTGTGAGGGCCAATGACCGCAGTGCCAAGAAGTCTGAAGTTGTTTATATCGATTACGGCAACAGTGAGAAGATTCCCTGGTCTAATTTACGAGGACTGGATCAACCCAAATTCGGTGCGCAGAAGTTGAAGGCTCAGGCCGTTGATGCCTCTCTGTCATTTGTGCAACTTCCTACCGGTGCCGACTATTTCTCAGATGCTATCGATTTCATCTACGAACTCACTGAGAATAAGCGACTTGTTGCCAACTTCGACTTTGTTGACAACAAGGAGAACCTGAGCTATATCACATTGTATGACACAGGATCCTCAGGAGAACTTCCCGGACCCAATGACTCTATCAACAAGGAAGTTGTTGCCGGTGGGTACGGCATGGTTCctaagaagctcaaggcttggGAACGTAGTAAGGCGTTTGAGTCTACCCTTAAGTATCTTAAGGAGGTCGAGAGCCAGGCAAAGGACCAGCGGCTGGGTATGTGGGAGTATGGAGATATCACTGAAGACTAA